TGATTAATAAACTCAAAATCAGGAATAGTATGATAAACGGTGTCCGTTACACTTTTGCCATCTACAACTTTAGTTTCAATGCTTTTCTGGCCTAAATAAGGTAGGCTCTTTTTGCTTTCTGAGCAGCCAAATATAAAGGTAACCAGCAAAGCTATAGCCCAATGGTGGCCATGAAATATACCCATTAACTTACTTTGTAATTTTATCATTTTCCTAAGAACTGCTTTGCGTTGGCAATGCTAGTATTGGTTAAAACTTTTACTTCATTAATTTTCTTTTTTTCTCCTTCAAGGTACTTCAATGCTTCCTCAATACCCTTTCCTTTTACAGATTCAGGATTGTATTCGGCCATCCAATTCGACATTTTGATGTCGGCCGAATCGAGCTGGACAAATAACTCTTTTGCCTTGATAGAATCCTTAGAAACCTTCGATACGCTATCTAATTGCCCTTTTAGTGACATAATAACATCCATTTTAGGCATTACTTCGTCATGGACAGCAATTACTTCTTCTATAAGTTTTTTCTGTTGGTCTTCTTCTTGAGCTTTGTTGCAAGATGTAGCAATACCAAGGAGAAGAACTGGAATTATAATTTTTTTCATAATGGTAAATATAGTTGGATGAATAAAAAAGAGTTTTAATAAAAAACGCTACGATTCGATAGTATGTTTACCCAACATTTCACGAGCATTTTCAATAATCGTGGCTGAAGGATTTTGGCCACCAATCATTTGTGCAATTTCCATGATACGTTCCTCTTTAGATAACTTCTTAATTCTTGAAACGGTTCGGTCGGCAGAGTTATCTTTATAAACAAAATAATGGGCTGCTCCCTGAGCCGCAATTTGATGCAAATGAGTAATAGCAATAATCTGATGGCTTTTGCTCATTTCACGCATCATATTGCCTACTTTGATAGAAACTTCACCAGATATACCCGTGTCTATTTCATCAAAAACAATCGTAGGCAAAGCCCTCTTATTGGCTAGAATATACTTGATAGCTAGCATTAAACGGCTAAATTCGCCACCTGAGGCTACGTTTTTGAGAGGTTGAGGCTTGATACCTTTGTTGGCCGAAAACAACAAGTTAACAATATTGATACCAGTTGCCGAAGGTTTAATAAACTCATTTTCGACTTTGAGCGTAGCATTGGGCATTCCAAGGTCGAATAACAAAGCCGAGATTTGTTTTTCGATAGTTGCTAATACGCCCAAACGTGATTTTGACAAAGCCTCTGCACTTTTCATAAGGGCTTTTTCAGTTTTTTCGACCACACTTTTAGCTTTTTCCAAAGATTCGTCGAGGTTCAATACCTTACCGACTTTTATTTCGAGTTCGGCCTGAATACGTAATAAATCGTTGTCGGCTTTTACTTGATGTTTTTGTAAAAGGTGATACAATAAATCTACACGTTGCTGTAAAGAAGATATTTTTTCATCATCTATTTCTACTTGGTCAGATTCGCTTTCTATTTCGTCGTTAATATCTTTGAGTTCTATCAAACAAGACTGTAGGCGTTCTTTGATATGGACAAACTGCGAGCCATATTGGCCAATAGTATTGATATTGGCAAGAGAAGTACCCAACAACGAAATGATTGACTGTTCCGAGCCATTCAAAAATGCTGAAGTTTGTTGAAGCTTAGATTTTACTTCTTCGGCATTTTCCAGCTTGTTTAGTTCCGTTTCTAGCTCTTCCAATTCATGAGCCTTTAGTTTTGCTTTGTGTAATTCTTCAAGCAAGAAGGCATTATAATCAAACTCTTTTTTACTTTCTTTTGCATCTTGCACCAATTCATCATAAGCTTTTTGGGCTTTTTGATAGCTCAAGAAATCAGATTTGTATTTATCGACCAAACTTTCATTTTGGGCAAATGTATCAACAATCTGAAGCTGATATTCATTGGCCCCCAAAAGTAAATTATCATGTTGCGAATGCACATCCATAAGCTGAGAGGCAATTCGGCGAAGGGTTTCTAAATTGACAGGCGTATCGTTGACAAACGCACGGGTTTTGCCCTGTGGCGAAATTTCACGACGAATAATACAATGGTCTTCATAATCTAGCTCTTCTTCCTCAAAAATACTTTTGATAATAAATCCAGAAATATTAAACTCACCTTCAATAATACATTTTTCATCGGGGCTATATAAGGCCTTTGTATCGGCCCGATTACCAAGCAATAAGCCAATCGCTCCAAGCATAATCGACTTACCAGCTCCAGTTTCGCCTGTAATAATATTAAGGGCGTGATTGGGCGAAAGCTCTAAATGCTCGATAAGAGCATAGTTTTTTATCTTTAGATGAGTAAGCATTGTATATAAATAACCCAGATACCTGAAAAATCACCAATATCTGAAATTTGTTAGTCGTTATCTGTTTAGTTTTGGGCTATATCAACCGATTTATCATGCTAAAAATAGCGAGACAGTTCACAAAAATACAATAGATAATCGTACAAGTAACTAAAATTAATCTTCAAATTTTGGTATGCGTTTTTGTATTTTGGCCGTAAAAGCCTCTTGCAAATCATTTGATAAGAGTAGCCCTGCATTCCAAGTAGCTATATAATCAAGGCCATCGGCTATTGAATGCTCACGGCTATAATTCAGAATATGTTTTGTGCCTCGAATAGATAGAGGCGATTTTTGAGCAATTTGTTCAGCCAGAATCAGCACTTCATCAAGCATAGTTTGGTTATCAGGGAAAGAACGATTCACTAGTCCTATTTTTGCGGCTTCTTGTCCTGTTATATTTCGACCAGTGAAGGCCATTTCTCGTACCATTCCTTCGCCAATAAGCTTCGGTAGGCGTTGAAGTGTACCCAAGTCGGCTACCATACCCATGTCGATTTCTTTGATAGTAAAAAAGC
The DNA window shown above is from Flectobacillus major DSM 103 and carries:
- the recN gene encoding DNA repair protein RecN, whose amino-acid sequence is MLTHLKIKNYALIEHLELSPNHALNIITGETGAGKSIMLGAIGLLLGNRADTKALYSPDEKCIIEGEFNISGFIIKSIFEEEELDYEDHCIIRREISPQGKTRAFVNDTPVNLETLRRIASQLMDVHSQHDNLLLGANEYQLQIVDTFAQNESLVDKYKSDFLSYQKAQKAYDELVQDAKESKKEFDYNAFLLEELHKAKLKAHELEELETELNKLENAEEVKSKLQQTSAFLNGSEQSIISLLGTSLANINTIGQYGSQFVHIKERLQSCLIELKDINDEIESESDQVEIDDEKISSLQQRVDLLYHLLQKHQVKADNDLLRIQAELEIKVGKVLNLDESLEKAKSVVEKTEKALMKSAEALSKSRLGVLATIEKQISALLFDLGMPNATLKVENEFIKPSATGINIVNLLFSANKGIKPQPLKNVASGGEFSRLMLAIKYILANKRALPTIVFDEIDTGISGEVSIKVGNMMREMSKSHQIIAITHLHQIAAQGAAHYFVYKDNSADRTVSRIKKLSKEERIMEIAQMIGGQNPSATIIENAREMLGKHTIES